The Anabrus simplex isolate iqAnaSimp1 chromosome 5, ASM4041472v1, whole genome shotgun sequence sequence ATCTTGAAAGCTGCTAGAACAAGGTATGCTGTGATTACCATGTTGGTAACACTCTTAGAACAGATAACTCTGACATTATTTTAAAAGCAAGAGAGtgatatcagtagatttactgccatgctTAAGAAGCCTTTTTTCAGGACAAATTTCTAGTAAGTCAGCTTTGCTCCTAATCAGCTACAGTAGAAGAGACAGTAAAATAGACAGCATTATAATGATACTCAAAAAGATGCAGAGATATGAAGAAAATGTATATTTCACAGAGCTATTTACAAACTTTCTATTTTATAACAAATAAATTTGATTGAACTATTGAAAAAAAAGCTACTTTTTCTTGCTTGAAGGTTGAGGCAATCTGTACTTTGCCATTTCAATTTCTGCTTCAAAGTAAGACATATTATTGTACAGGAAGTATTCTGGATTCTTGTAGTCACCAGTTTTTGAGGCACCTGGACCAACTTctgaaaatacaaaaataaaattaatgagaCCAAACAATTTCAAAAGtaacaaaattaatcaaatttatACATCACACCATTTATTTTGTTTTACTTCCACGATTAACCATACCTTtctttatctatactaatattataaagaggaaaaatttatttgtttgtttgtaacaaataggctcaaaaactactgaaccgattttaaaaattacttcacctatagaaatctacattgccagtgagtaacatgggctgtattttattttcaaaacaatttgaggtggaGGGGCACGGGGGagacatataaaaataataggctaatataggcaaaatattgaatttatcgtataaggacgagacaaagctcaatttaatcctcttgatgcaaagaacaaaactcggtaagccatatgggcccgaaaaccatgttttaaggctctaaaaccaaccgttgtggagataTTAGCATCACACTATCCttgctctagaaatcggataaagtaatgaactgccataaccatggcaacgtcagctccaggattctacagaagcgaaattatctacaataaatcaaagaaacctaacatgttacagacatgaaaattgatatttggaatctcctttaaaaataaaagaacacaaatattcattttcagaaaatccacttaaggggacggggtgaaaagaagtgaggaaggagttgaattatttatatgaggatacatatatctcaaaaaatgaagatgttacagactttaaaattgctacttggaatctcctttaaaaatgaacacacttttttggaaaatccccttaagggggtgaaaagaataaaaagcaggtgaatttttaaaatgagtatcttctccttctatcgctttacccacacctgtggggttgcgggtgcgaactgtgtcgcacaaatgGATTTGACCcttttcacggctggatgcccttcctgacggcaaccgcatgtgtagggatgtaatctattcttctatactaatattataaaaaggaaaaatttgtatatttgtttgtaacggatagactaaaAAACTGCTGAACcagttttaaaaattacttcacctatagaaagctacattgccagtgtgagtaacatgggctgaattttattttcaaaacaattcgaagggtgggagtatataaaaatattaaagtaataggctaatataggcgaaatcgaatttgtcgtacaaggacgagacaaagctccttttaagccccttgacgcaagaacaaaactcggtaaatccttcgggccctaaaaccaaccgttatgcccttgacgcaaagaacaaaactcggtaaatccTTCGGGCccaaaaaccaaccgttatggagatgttGGAACGacactgcccctgctctaggaatcggataaagaaacgaacagccgtaaccatggcaacgtcagctccaggattctacagcagctagattatgtgtgtaagtttgggcatagctgccaaccaaaattgatacacatatgacttactacctggaaaaaaataaactgttgtgtaagacgctcataacaCTCCTttcggcggggatggaaagggagtgaagtataaaaataatagccctggagatctccgtagcacagcgaccagcggttgtcgacgggcctccgtttttacgcactggcttaggtttcagcattttgcggagtctgttacctatagttaaaagtattttctatcaaataatggagtagtaggatcacagatgttattagtgctgatattttggtccacttttacgatcattgtaaccatgaaaacaacctatatactgtagaCAATTGTCTTGAAAACATTTATCAATATttgtactcagattcattatatgatgtgcaacatgagtgacaagccccgagatttataattctcgataattatagtagtttctttaatGCATTGCGTATtttcttgatcatttgtaatagttacaaaatgtcggatcaaacaaatacattcaataatatttatatttgtagtactatctagcggaagtatacttacactaaacctgaaGCTTTGTGAAAggtgcaggtatatctaggtgggaatgaaggaaaaacatgataacaaaagattttagaggtcgatgctaattaggaactaatatttagaggccccatgaagaaaagaagaagaagatacactataattccaaacatgacaaataatttctacgtacttaagcaaatacaccaatgatataaatatgtaatgaagtcgctcacaccgatagcatgagtaactaaagccagtttctgataacccgtgggaagaacgggtacttctgctagtgtaACATAAGCAAAGAAAACATGTCAATGAGCCTTTACCATTCTTATGATAGGGTTtgtttatttagcatatgatgaacacaatattatatacaatatgtacaacaacCATTTCAAGTTCATAACTGaagttccatatcaaaagttgagagcTAGAAAAGAGCGCGTTGCCTTGTCCTACTAagtggggatgttccacagcccgtGAGTGAGTTATGtatttacacagttcaaaaaaaattaggggaacatgtctttcaacgtatgccatgctccacaaaacaatacctcacacccaggcacATTACCAACTTATCCTTTACtgctgaagtatacaaaagaacatcgatggattcgcgttcattttcagaacacaaacggaaatgtccaaataggggcaaaaacaaagtgataacagtcctccacggtggatttttatcacagttggagagcttcagtatggtgtatgtcctgcgttatcacagcttggcacctacgtgacatgctccgtatgtcgacggaggtcacgttgccgtatcaggttccattcttcaatgagagcctgttcgaagtcttggagagtctgtggtggaacaggaagtccacgaacacttctgtcaagtctatcccacacatgctcaatgggattaaggtgactcactgctggctattccatctcttgaatgtccagttctcacaagacagttctggtgatgcacgctacatgagccctggcattgtcgtgcatgagtacgaattcagggccaacaccgtatgcagcaaccaacagaTGCTGTAGCAGTATGTGcttgatgtaccccgcagcagaaagattaccacggacaacaagatctgtacggccatcaatactgatgccaccccacaccatcacagaaccttctccgaatcggtcgccttcctggacaacatgcatatactgctcaccacggcgtctccacacACATTGatgtccatcacactgtgtcaggggaaatctgaactcgtctgtgaacaacacaggtctccactggcaagggtgccagttgacgtgggtacgggcaaacagaagctgctcgatgttgctgcattaaacggggcactcaaacaggacgtctgggtcgtaaggacacttctcttaacctgtttcgTACTGTCTGGTcaaacaccgtgactccagtgaccctcctcaAGTCttcttgcagttctctggcagttgctgaacgatgccacaatgcacagatggtcagatatcagtcatcctgtggggttgtcatgcgtccacgaccttgtccaaccctccttgtgaattgacctgtctcattgtagtgattccacaagcggtgaataactgacggagagacattgagatctacagcaatacgacaaaaagtccatccttcctggatcaaagtgacggcccttgcgacttgaacctcgttaagatgtctcgtgggatgtgctggttgacgtacatgCTCAAATGACcccagtagtctgtgtacctcacaacgacacatggacgcaccactgttcactttgttttgaggggttatctgacagtttaatgcatggctatgcctacagatggagacAACTTCGATTTGACAaatcctgagtagctaaggtctcaaggtatgctgtacgaccattggaactccatctaccaaattatcgttcacataccagacgttacaaaacatgttcccctaagttttttgaactatgtatttttaataatgctatttgcttttacgtcccactaactacttttacggtcttcggagacgccaaggtgccggaatttagtcctgcaggagttcttttacgtgccagtaaatctaccgacacgaggctgtcgtatttgagcaccttcaaataccaccggactgagccaggatcggacctgccaagttggggttagaaggccagcgccttaaccgtctgagccactcagcccagcgaactATGTATTAAACACTCCTTGTTGTGTAAAAATTagctcatgtgtcactaatacacttgacagaaattctggattgtgcgcttgatcaattaaccagcagcagaaatccactcttaacaCTTTTGGTGCCAGGCTGTTACATAGTGGTTGCGCTAAGAATAccaagacaattttaatgaaaatgcacacaCTGAGGAAAAACATTCTCCTATTTACAATTTGGAGGTAAATCCCTGTCCTTTTCTTCCACAGCACACAGATGAATAGAGAACATGTGAATGTGAATATAACAACATTAGAGTTTCATTTTCTTCATGTAAAAGTGtacacattttttattattatttaaaaacttaaatttcaaaatttaccaAACTTTTACATGTATAGTATATTTTTATCATGGGTATGATACCTTTGTGAGGTTAttcagctaattttgaataaaaatcTAATGTTTTATGCAATTCCTGACGGTATTTTTTTagaatatttacaaaattttacacaCGCAGGTTAAATACATAATAACCTCCACCTTCGAACACTTGTCAGTTGATCAATTATTCTCTAATGAATGATTTAATGTTAAAACATtgcatattttaatcatttttcataTACTTATCCATCTTTACACTGCTGGGGGTGAGGTAACAAGCGGCAGAGTGCAgggctaacacaaaaaaaaaaatacaatgcgTCGAAAGAAAGCTTCCACATAAAACTTCACTGATATTGCATATTATCAATATTTCCAGGGAGTAAAAGCTTCAATCTTTCCAGCAGTATTACTTATGCTACCATCGTGCAACAGGAATAGGCGAAAGAAAAAAACGGCCAACAGATCGGCCACTGGCATTTTTAGCAGCAGCTCACATGGCCGATAGATCGGCCACCTGGCATTATAAGAGTTAAATCATCACCGAGTTTGATAGCAGCAGTCGCTAaaattcggccagtatccagtatttcggGATATAATGCGTTCGAACCCCTACGCTGATGAGCAATGGAATTAGGATACCTGGTTAGTtgtgtgtggtttctcattttcacacaggcaaatgctgggattgtatcttaattaaggccatggttgcttccttcccgatcctagccctttcctgtcgtgtcgtcgctgtaagacctagctgtgtcacgACGATGTATATCAGCTTGTAAAAAAAAGGTAATAAATTGAtaatcagctggtgaaagacactgcacccgttgaatgtggtcagggtgcattcgctcttcatgcaaTGTCCTAcatatggtccaagttggtacaccaacggcacgtgttatactacgcgtacggctcctgggatcatcgtttaccattgtcaggatgtcttcttccacgtctaggattacacgtgacCGTTCAGGCCCTCACTTTTCATAGTATGATGTAACAACCTGTATTGCAAACATGCTGcactacagcaagtatcgttgctggattcggcacccgtttGTTTGGAAACCTTTCCTGATAGATTTCTTGAAGCGCGACCCGTATTCTGTTCTGcctcacgatacactagcagcatatcatgtaTCCATGGTTTTCATACACTGGTGTAAGTCGCGTACGACTAGTACGGatgataattcgcctctctgacggatgttattcaggtgaaggtcaggcaggcagtacatacctctagtccggtttcaatGAGGGGCCGGGAACCCGTCTAACCACATCCCTGTCACTAGGAACAGCAGATAACCGAACCAGCACGTCACatgtctagtgcttttgtcgaattTCCTCCCACTGAGTGATTTCATTATCGTGGATTTTTGGGAGAACTACTCACCGTATGCAGAAATACCCCGGAccccatttcttcattttgttataatGCACTACATAGCGCAAACACAAAGCCTACAGGACGTCCGGTCCTGGTCAGAAGCCCAGTGCCACCTCACGTCTCCAATGGGTCATACACTAAAGAAAGTAGTGAACTgacaacaagtccgaattattaatcTTGTAATTCTGGACATGTCTCCAAGATTAGtggaacatgtacttacaaataGGTTTTAGATAGGTTTACAGACAGTTTTTATGGCAAagaagggagaggaaagggctaggagcgggaaagaagtggccatggccttaagttagctactatcccagcatttgcctggagaagaagtggggaaaccacggaaaaccactctgaggatgattgaggtgggaattgaaccccctttactcagatgacctcccgaggctgagtggacccggttccatccctcgtaccacttttcaaattttgtggcagagccgggaatcgaacccgggcttctggggatggcagttaatcacactaaccactacaccacagaggcgggcgaacAAATACTTGAACGTCCAAAGTTACTGTTCTATTCCTTCATAGAAAATGCTCGAAATTACTTCTGTTAACTCGATGACAAGCTTCCTAGTGGTGACACCATGAAGCTCTCACCCACCTCCACACATCCACGTCAGCTCTCACAGTTGTGACGGCATCCCAGATTTGTTGTCGTAGAGTTGCTTCATAGGCAATTTCCTCTTGGTACACCAGGTCTTTGAGGTGCCCCCAGAAATAAAAGTCTAGTGGACTTAAATTGGGGGACCACGATGGCCAGCTGAAGGGATCATACCGACCAGCCCACTGATTCGGGAAACAGTGATCTAGAAATAGACGAACGTCCATACTGACATGAGGAGTTGCCCCGTCGTGCATGAACCACATCTGCTGACGTATCTGTAGTGGAATGTCATCCAGAAGCTCTGATagagaagactgcagaaaatggagGTTACTAAAGCCAGTTAGTCGTGCAGGCAGCTCCAACGGTCCAAAAAGTTGATCTCCCAATATCCCGGCCCAAAGATTTATAAAATGGCATGAGGGTTTACTTCTGCCCATGTATGGGCATTGTGAAAATTAATGATACCGTCATGGGTAAAagatgcctcatctgtaaccaacacATCATGCGGAAAGTCTGCATTACCTTCAAACTGTTGCAAGAACCAAgtacagaattcagctcttggtaaGGTAATCCGCTTCTCGGAGATGCTGAACTCTCTGGTAGTAGTATGGGTACAATAGCTGTTCACGCAATGTACGGTGAACAGTCCAGTCTCCTTGTGCTTATTGACGGTCTCTCTTCAACAAGTCATAAAATTTCTTCCTTCCGCCGAAGCTCTGCAGGATCACGATGCGGTCCATGACCCTCAATCCGAGGAAGAAGCGAGCCTGTGTCGCAAAGCCTTTGGTGCACAGCGACGAATGTTCATCTATTGGGAATATAGCAGTTTGGAAATCGTTGTCTACACAGCTCCCTCGCTGCATGTGCAGATTCTCCTGCTGTtccgtaaacgaggtgaatatcagctaattctGAAAAAGTAAATGTTTCCATTATGTGATCAATTGGATACAGTGATGTTAGCTCTACAAGTGTCCCATGACTGAGGGACAGCAAGCGACAACGTACCAGCAATGACAGTGGGGCAGTAGGTGGAGCCTACATCcagtgctggaaaatttataatgtccaataacggaccattatattggtattataaattactcattcgggaaaaatattttaggttccctatgggaatcaacatctacatcatttgatggccaggcaggcatctatttttggaaatgagacatagctctcatagtgcattggcactgctggtggcttcaaatagcctatgcactggcctccacagtatgcactagccttgcgtcttgggtggtgtgctaagtcccaactgacgagcctaacttagcacacgagggcgaaacagaggcaaccaagaatgagttagctggaaaatttataatgtccaataacggaccattatattggtattattcactTGTTCACGTGACAACGCTGAATGTAATGTCACTCGAATTGCTTGTGCAACAGCTGCGTCAAATTGTTTCCTCATCTGATTGGTATACATAGAGTTAAAAGTGTGTTGAGGCTATTACAACAAGAATAAATTTTGGAATGAATCAGTGGAGCTACGtcatatgcaataataataataagtgactaccCATCAATAATGTTCTTCCCAGAAACACTTCTcaacgtttataactatggatcacAACAGTTGTATAACTGTCCTAAATAGGATgacattttacaattggctttatgtcacgcagataggtcttatggcgacgatgggacagaaaagggctaggagtaggaaataaGTGgttgtgaccttagttaaggtacatccccaccattttcctcgtgtgaagatgggaaaccatggaaaaccatcttcagggctgccgacagtggaattcaaacgtactgtctcccaaatgaaagctcacagttgtgcgaccctaaccgaacgATCAACTTGCTCTAAGCACCAAGTAATTCCCGGCTGAGTAGCTCGAACgataaagcactggccttctgaccccaatttgacaggtttgatccggctcagtttggtggtatttgaaggtgctcaaatatgtaaaTCGCATGTCAGTTGATTCACtagaatgtaaaagaactcctgtggaacaaaattctgccacctcggcatctccgaaaaccataaaaactagttagtagaacgtaaaaaccagtagcagcagtagtagtagcattattattattatggaagctcTAATTAAGCAAgtcaattacagtcatcattttacctatcggcacttactgtccaataATACGCCTTCTATTACAAATTCGCTGCGGCACGTTTAATAAGAATGTGAATATCGCACAGGCCACTTTCAATTCTGAACGCTGGGAACCTACCGGGCGACAGCATTAGCGAGGAGGTGGGGAGGGGCAAAGCTGACCTTGAATCCTAGCAGCACGCAATGACTTGCGGCAACCAAGCAGCGACTTGCTATGCTGTGTTGCATTCCCCACATAAAACTTCCCCTCACTCTTCTACCCTCTCGATTAGATCTGATGTTTTGCACTTGGCCATGCtgtaaataaataaactgaccttttgttttttgttttttactttttgTAATCCTTGCATTGGAGGATGTTTACAAAAAAAGTACTAAATGCAATGAGACTGCTTGCACCACACGCACCGCAACACTTTCTTTTGTACACAAAAATTATCGCAAGTATTTCAGATAGCACCATCCTTGAAACAAAACTGAATGGGGTTCACAAAGCAAGCGGGTTGTGTTTCAACATAACCGGATTTGTACCAACTATACATCCACGTTACGAAACCGCAGAGAAGATGGTTGTGAGTCAATGATTGGGTTTTTAAAGCAAAtgaatattaatttcaaaattgcATAATATAATCAGGTCATTAGAAAAACGAACAAATTGTTTCCATATCTGGAAACCAAGCCCATCTAACGGCTGAATAATTCCAGTAGTTCCCTGAGGAATAGTTTTAACAATAAATGTTTTGTTGGTGGGTTTTGATGCTAATATATTTGCTTCACTTTGTGCTGTCTATGAATCCAAGAGTTAAACACTGTCGTCTggtacattttgaaaataaaccTCTTGTAACCACTTTTGAAGTAACTTTTTAGTTAACTTCCCGGACGGTGAAGGCAAAACAAATAAATTGTCTGCTGTAAACAAACCTTTTTTTAATAATAGGGCAAAATTCTCCTTTTCTTTTAACACaactaacagtttttttttttttttttttgctaggggctttacgtcgcaccgacacagataggtcttatggcgacgatgggataggaaaggcctaggagttggaaggaagcggccgtggccttaattaaggtacagccccagcatttgcctggtgggaaaatgggaaaccacggaactaaCAGTTTAGGTAACAGTTCTGCATTGGCAGAAATTACAGGCTGAATTGTATAGCTGTGTGTTAATGAGTTCAATGTTGCGCTActgcgaaaatgtttttctctCCCTTTAAATGTAGCATATGTCCAGCATGGAACTCTTCGTTAAACCCGCTTTGGTCTGTGTTAAAAACGCACTTTGGAGAGAGAGTGTTTATTGATCTGGATACCCTTTCCCACAAAAATTGTTGCGTTCAACGCAAGGTCAAGCTGATTGGCTGTGTAACTTTTGGTTACAAATTTCGTAGCTTTCCAGGAACCAATATTGAacttatttttaaacttttgtaccCAGAAAGTTGAGGCATGGAAGGTATCGTCATGAACACGCCGAGCATTCTTCAGCGCCCATTTACTAATTTGTACGCCATGGACTTTTTTTGTTGTTCAACCTCGTCTTTTTAAATTCTTCAAATGTTTCTTTGGTGAAAAATCTCAGTTTTTCAGCCTTTGTGCCGCTTGATTCTACTTGTAGCTTCCATCTAGAAAGGTCCAACTGATATCGTAGCTTTTTAAATTGGCGCTGGACGACTTTAAATGACATTCCCCCCTCCTTTGTTCAGCCAATAATCAACCACCTTTTGTATGTGATACTAATTGCAGGTGTTGTGGTAGCATCTTTTTCACTCTGTGTTGAATATTGCAAATTCATCATTTTTAATTACATTGTTATTGTCGGGCAAAACTAATGTCTCCTCATGTTTAATGGTGACCTACACATCATTAATCTTTTCTGCAATAAGGCCAGTAAACAAAGATCACGATTCAGTCTTGGTgcaaatgtactttttttttttttttttttttttttttacttttggcacaagaaaatgtttactTATGGTACAGTTCAAAACCCAATTCTCTTTTACCAGGTGTTATTTGGCTTTCATAGCGATCACTTTGAGCAAAGCAGCTTTGTAGACAAACTACCACATTCCAAGGATTAAAGTTTGGAAGGTGTTCCAACTGAACATTATCGTTGTCAATTTCTGACATCTGTAAATAATCTgagtaaaaattaaaatttttaaattaattgttgTCTGTGCCAgtaaaatcaaaaaacacacaaaataaaattgtCACACTTACATGGCTTGGTGACGGAACAATTAGGGGCCTGTTCATCTGAAAAATCACGTTTGTTTTGCATAGTCCTACCGAACTGATAAGAGTAAAGGGATGAGGGGAAGGTGGAAGATGGGGAATGCAACACGGCACGGGAAGTCGCTGCCTGGTTGCCGCGAGCCATGCTGCTAGGATTCGTCAGCTTTACCTCTCCCCACCTTCTTGCTAATACCGTCACCCGGCAGGTATTCAGCATTCAATATTGACGTTCAAAATTGAAAGTGGCCTGTGTGGTTTTCACTAAgtcattttaaaactttttttaaaaatttattttcttgctatttgctttacgttgcactgacacagataggtcttatggtgacgatgggataggaaaggcctaggactgggaaggaagcggccgtggccttaaggtacagccccagcatttgcctggtgtgaaaatgggaagccatcttcAAGGGTTGCCAACAGTGccaacactatctcccggatgcaagctcacagctgcacgcccctaaccgcatggtcaactcacccAGTAGGAATATTGTGTACTAAATTTCAACCAGATTAAAATTTTACACCAAAATCTGTTCCCTTGTTAGTTTGAAGTCTCTACATTTCTCCATCTCTTTAGGGCATGACGTAGAATGCAGTGATACACACTACAACCTTCACAACTCTATTCTGTACTGACAAGCAATAAGCAAGTTAACAAGTTAGTAATATACAGAAATAAGAGTATATTTACCTCCAGTTGCTGCTGCTACAACAGCAGAACTTAATCCAGGAACATCAGGTATAGAGCTGATAGGAGCAGATGGCTTCGGCTTTGTGCTTGAACTCTCTTGGCTCGTACAATTTCGTATTAAGGACCAACAGCCAGGATGCAAATTGGCTGGCTGTAACAGTTCAGATTTCTTCTTCCACAACAATTCATAAGGTATTCTTTAAAAACACCAGTATAACCATACATGAACAAGAATatcaacattaaaatacatattgcCACAGAATAGGTATAGTATTAAAGGAACAGAGAAAGcttggattaagcccagttttacggctagattaCTTGAGAATACAATTTATACAAACCATGTGTGTTAAAGAAGGAAAACACCATAATATTGCATAAATCAAAGTTTATttatagaaatatattttaaaataaaatggaaactattttttttttgtacctaaattgtaaatgtattttttctgCATTACACATTTCTCAGATCATATTACAGCAGCTTCATCATGTCATTaagtttataactgttagattcttcagtctgctgaaactgaaacccagcgatgagaggcaggCGTGTGCTGCCGCCCTGAGCCACAGAGGTTTCAGAATTGTTATTGTCTCTGTAAAATttataaattaaggtacagccccagcatttgcctgatgtggaaataggaaaccacagaaaaccatcttcagggctgccgacagtgaggttcaaacccagaccttggtgttttattcagttataa is a genomic window containing:
- the LOC136874679 gene encoding uncharacterized protein — protein: MANYIQRLSVNQLKLFKPANLHPGCWSLIRNCTSQESSSTKPKPSAPISSIPDVPGLSSAVVAAATGEVGPGASKTGDYKNPEYFLYNNMSYFEAEIEMAKYRLPQPSSKKK